Below is a window of Camelina sativa cultivar DH55 chromosome 11, Cs, whole genome shotgun sequence DNA.
GGATTCTTTGTTCATTGGGTTTTCAGTAGAGAGAATTCTTTATAAACTATATTGCAAGTCGACCTCCCAGTTTTCTATCGTCTGTTGCGAATAGTCTTTAAAAACTAAAGTCTCGAATTTTGGAGGATTCTCGTCTCCGGTAAGCTCTGGCAATGGTCCGACCAACATATCATGCCTAGGGGAAACAAAAACCGGCCACGAaatcctcaatctttccttattCAACGTTGCTCTATGAAGAACGTTCTTGAACCTCCCGTTGGTCATCCTCTGCAATCAATTTGAACCCACAAATCAATATTCCTAAACGTTCCCAAAcctaaacttttaaaacttaattaagggaaaaaaaaaacttaattactAAGAGTACCATGAGTTGATCGCCGATGAAAACAACCACAGCTGAGTTGATATACTCAACGTCCAACCATTGTTCGTCCTTGAAGACTTGAAGTCCAGGAACCTCATTGGGGACGAGGAGTGCGAGTGCCCCTATATCCGTGTGCGCCGGGCCTCCTAAGGCTAATTCCGATTTTGGAGACGGCGGATAGTAATTGATCCTAATCAAATACTCTGCCGTTTCGCCACCTAAACTTTGCGTCAACGCCACGGCTGGTAACCCTAGTCCCTCTGATAACCAACCAAGAATTTTTTCAGCTAGCTTCTTCATATGCCTTGTGTACTCCTCATTCACCTCCCTGTATATATAATGGCCACGTCCCAAATATCAACGAAGATCCAACTTTTGAATTTGACAATTTCTTAAGGAAGcgaagtttaacaaaaaaaaaaatatggagtcATCTACTTATTAtgttgccaattggttttgaaaaTTCTAACtcatattactattttattagGAAACGTACGTATATACCTGTATTGGGGAGGATTCTTCGGCCAATATTTATAGTTGATGATAGAGGGTGGGGAGAGTCTGTGAAACAGATGTTCGTCCCAAGCGTCAATGCCTTCTAGATAATTCCTCTTGTATCCTTCGAAGTCTTCCTCTTTCGCCACGGCTTTCTTTTCTGCCTCGGGAAGGTCGAAAAACTGCTTCCCAACCACTTGCAGCTGCTGCATCAGCTCTGTTGGAATTCCGTGGTTGACCACCTGAAAAACTCCCCATTCTTGGCTCGCTTCCGTCACCTCACGCACCAAAAGCTCTTCATCAGAAATGTTTAGATCAACCACGGGAACGTCGGCGCTTCCTCCGAGAGTTGAGCTCGCCAACTGCTTGCTCAAATATGGGAAAGACGAAGGAGATGTGTTGTAGTTTCTCTCGTCCTCCATNNNNNNNNNNNNNNNNNNNNNNNNNNNNNNNNNNNNNNNNNNNNNNNNNNNNNNNNNNNNNNNNNNNNNNNNNNNNNNNNNNNNNNNNNNNNNNNNNNNNNNNNNNNNNNNNNNNNNNNNNNNNNNNNNNNNNNNNNNNNNNNNNNNNNNNNNNNNNNNNNNNNNNNNNNNNNNNNNNNNNNNNNNNNNNNNNNNNNNNNNNNNNNNNNNNNNNNNNNNNNNNNNNNNNNNNNNNNNNNNNNNNNNNNNNNNNNNNNNNNNNNNNNNNNNNNNNNNNNNNNNNNNNNNNNNNNNNNNNNNNNNNNNNNNNNNNNNNNNNNNNNNNNNNNNNNNNNNNNNNNNNNNNNNNNNNNNNNNNNNNNNNNNNNNNNNNNNNNNNNNNNNNNNNNNNNNNNNNNNNNNNNNNNNNNNNNNNNNNNNNNNNNNNNNNNNNNNNNNNNNNNNNNNNNNNNNNNNNNNNNNNNNNNNNNNNNNNNNNNNNNNNNNNNNNNNNNNNNNNNNNNNNNNNNNNNNNNNNNNNNNNNNNNNNNNNNNNNNNNNNNNNNNNNNNNNNNNNNNNNNNNNNNNNNNNNNNNNNNNNNNNNNNNNNNNNNNNNNNNNNNNNNNNNNNNNNNNNNNNNNNNNNNNNNNNNNNNNNNNNNNNNNNNNNNNNNNNNNNNNNNNNNNNNNNNNNNNNNNNNNNNNNNNNNNNNNNNNNNNNNNNNNNNNNNNNNNNNNNNNNNNNNNNNNNNNNNNNNNNNNNNNNNNNNNNNNNNNNNNNNNNNNNNNNNNNNNNNNNNNNNNNNNNNNNNNNNNNNNNNNNNNNNNNNNNNNNNNNNNNNNNNNNNNNNNNNNNNNNNNNNNNNNNNNNNNNNNNNNNNNNNNNNNNNNNNNNNNNNNNNNNNNNNNNNNNNNNNNNNNNNNNNNNNNNNNNNNNNNNNNNNNNNNNNNNNNNNNNNNNNNNNNNNNNNNNNNNNNNNNNNNNNNNNNNNNNNNNNNNNNNNNNNNNNNNNNNNNNNNNNNNNNNNNNNNNNNNNNNNNNNNNNNNNNNNNNNNNNNNNNNNNNNNNNNNNNNNNNNNNNNNNNNNNNNNNNNNNNNNNNNNNNNNNNNNNNNNNNNNNNNNNNNNNNNNNNNNNNNNNNNNNNNNNNNNNNNNNNNNNNNNNNNNNNNNNNNNNNNNNNNNNNNNNNNNNNNNNNNNNNNNNNNNNNNNNNNNNNNNNNNNNNNNNNNNNNNNNNNNNNNNNNNNNNNNNNNNNNNNNNNNNNNNNNNNNNNNNNNNNNNNNNNNNNNNNNNNNNNNNNNNNNNNNNNNNNNNNNNNNNNNNNNNNNNNNNNNNNNNNNNNNNNNNNNNNNNNNNNNNNNNNNNNNNNNNNNNNNNNNNNNNNNNNNNNNNNNNNNNNNNNNNNNNNNNNNNNNNNNNNNNNNNNNNNNNNNNNNNNNNNNNNNNNNNNNNNNNNNNNNNNNNNNNNNNNNNNTACCTGTATTGGGGAGGATTCTTCGGCCAATATTTATAGTTGATGATTGAGGGTGGGGAGAGTCTGTGAAACAGATGTTCGTCCCAAGCGTCAATGCCTTCTAGATAATTCCTCTTGTATCCTTCGAAGTCTT
It encodes the following:
- the LOC104726984 gene encoding probable flavonol synthase 5 isoform X2; translated protein: MEDERNYNTSPSSFPYLSKQLASSTLGGSADVPVVDLNISDEELLVREVTEASQEWGVFQVVNHGIPTELMQQLQVVGKQFFDLPEAEKKAVAKEEDFEGYKRNYLEGIDAWDEHLFHRLSPPSIINYKYWPKNPPQYREVNEEYTRHMKKLAEKILGWLSEGLGLPAVALTQSLGGETAEYLIRINYYPPSPKSELALGGPAHTDIGALALLVPNEVPGLQVFKDEQWLDVEYINSAVVVFIGDQLMRMTNGRFKNVLHRATLNKERLRISWPVFVSPRHDMLVGPLPELTGDENPPKFETLVFKDYSQQTIENWEVDLQYSL
- the LOC104726984 gene encoding probable flavonol synthase 5 isoform X3; this encodes MEDERNYNTSPSSFPYLSKQLASSTLGGSADVPVVDLNISDEELLVREVTEASQEWGVFQVVNHGIPTELMQQLQVVGKQFFDLPEAEKKAVAKEEDFEGYKRNYLEGIDAWDEHLFHRLSPPSIINYKYWPKNPPQYREVNEEYTRHMKKLAEKILGWLSEGLGLPAVALTQSLGGETAEYLIRINYYPPSPKSELALGGPAHTDIGALALLVPNEVPGLQVFKDEQWLDVEYINSAVVVFIGDQLMRMTNGRFKNVLHRATLNKERLRISWPVFVSPRHDMLVGPLPELTGDENPPKFETLVFKDYSQQTIENWEVDLQYSL
- the LOC104726984 gene encoding probable flavonol synthase 5 isoform X1 codes for the protein MEDERNYNTSPSSFPYLSKQLASSTLGGSADVPVVDLNISDEELLVREVTEASQEWGVFQVVNHGIPTELMQQLQVVGKQFFDLPEAEKKAVAKEEDFEGYKRNYLEGIDAWDEHLFHRLSPPSIINYKYWPKNPPQYREVNEEYTRHMKKLAEKILGWLSEGLGLPAVALTQSLGGETAEYLIRINYYPPSPKSELALGGPAHTDIGALALLVPNEVPGLQVFKDEQWLDVEYINSAVVVFIGDQLMRMTNGRFKNVLHRATLNKERLRISWPVFVSPRHDMLVGPLPELTGDENPPKFETLVFKDYSQQTIENWEVDLQYSL